A single Paenibacillus sp. FSL R5-0517 DNA region contains:
- the hemL gene encoding glutamate-1-semialdehyde 2,1-aminomutase: protein MTVQQGNRRNDERSRSAFEEAKQYIPGGVNSPVRAFKSVGLTPIYAERGEGSKIYDIDGNVFIDYVGSWGPLIMGHAHPDVVEALRETALKGTSFGAPTLLETEMAKLVCERVPSIDIVRMVNSGTEATMSAIRLARGVTGRSKILKFEGSYHGHADSLLIKAGSGVATLGLPDSPGVPEGVAVNTITVPYNDLESVTLAFERYGEELAAVIVEPVAGNMGVVPPASGFLEGLRSLTTQYGSLLIFDEVMTGFRVGLNCAQGRYGVTPDLTCLGKVIGGGLPVGAYGGRRDLMEQIAPTGPIYQAGTLSGNPLAMAAGYTTLKLLTPEVYDRLETLSARLQAGFEKNASEAGVAITINRVGSMVCPFFSAVPVTNYDIAKESNLDQFRRYFAAMIDQGVSVAPSQYEGMFVSGVHTEQDIDDTIEANRKALQSL from the coding sequence ATGACTGTACAACAAGGTAATCGTCGTAATGATGAGCGCTCACGTAGCGCGTTTGAGGAAGCGAAGCAGTACATACCCGGGGGGGTGAACAGCCCTGTACGCGCATTCAAATCGGTGGGACTTACGCCAATCTATGCGGAGCGCGGCGAAGGGTCCAAAATCTACGATATTGATGGCAATGTTTTTATTGACTATGTAGGATCGTGGGGTCCACTCATCATGGGACATGCACACCCTGACGTTGTAGAAGCTTTGCGTGAGACAGCCCTTAAAGGAACAAGCTTTGGTGCACCTACCTTGCTGGAGACCGAGATGGCGAAACTGGTCTGTGAGCGTGTACCTTCCATCGATATTGTGCGGATGGTTAATTCCGGTACGGAAGCAACCATGAGTGCCATTCGACTGGCACGTGGGGTAACCGGACGCAGTAAAATTCTGAAGTTTGAAGGATCATATCATGGACATGCGGACAGCTTGTTGATCAAGGCTGGCTCAGGTGTTGCAACGCTGGGGCTGCCAGATAGTCCAGGTGTGCCTGAAGGCGTAGCTGTGAATACCATTACGGTACCTTATAACGATCTGGAGTCTGTGACACTTGCTTTTGAACGTTATGGTGAAGAACTTGCCGCTGTTATTGTGGAACCTGTGGCGGGTAACATGGGGGTTGTACCTCCGGCTTCCGGCTTCCTGGAAGGCTTGCGCAGTTTGACGACGCAATATGGCAGCCTGCTTATTTTTGACGAAGTCATGACCGGTTTCCGCGTAGGGTTGAACTGTGCCCAGGGACGATATGGGGTTACACCCGACCTGACTTGTCTGGGGAAAGTTATCGGTGGCGGACTCCCGGTTGGTGCTTATGGTGGTCGCCGGGATCTGATGGAACAGATTGCTCCTACGGGACCGATCTATCAAGCAGGTACACTAAGCGGGAATCCGCTGGCTATGGCCGCAGGATATACCACGCTCAAATTGTTAACACCAGAGGTCTATGACCGTCTGGAGACACTGTCTGCACGTCTGCAAGCCGGATTCGAGAAAAATGCATCTGAGGCGGGTGTCGCGATAACCATTAACCGGGTGGGTTCCATGGTTTGTCCATTCTTCAGTGCCGTTCCGGTAACCAATTATGATATTGCCAAAGAAAGCAATCTGGATCAATTCCGTCGTTATTTTGCGGCCATGATTGATCAAGGTGTGAGTGTTGCGCCTTCGCAATACGAAGGCATGTTTGTCTCTGGTGTGCACACGGAGCAGGATATTGACGATACGATCGAGGCGAATCGTAAAGCTCTTCAATCGCTATGA
- the hemB gene encoding porphobilinogen synthase, whose protein sequence is MSFPIVRHRRLRQSTGIRNMVRETHLTVDDFIQPIYVTYGENVKSEIKSMPGVFRFSLDRLQEEVTEIAELGIPAVLLFGIPETKDSVGSSGFAEDGIVQEATRLIKSWYPELLVVADTCLCEFTDHGHCGMVHTVEIDGHICGDVLNDESLDLLVQTAVSQAKAGADIIAPSNMMDGFVQAIRAGLDENGFSHIPIMSYSVKYASAFYGPFREAADSTPQFGDRKSYQMDPANAREALREAETDVLEGADMLMVKPSLSYLDVMRTIKDQFDLPLVAYNVSGEYAMVKAAAIQGWIDEKKVAMEILLSMKRAGADMIITYYGKDASRWLAEK, encoded by the coding sequence ATGAGTTTTCCAATTGTACGGCATCGCCGTTTACGCCAATCCACAGGTATTCGCAATATGGTCAGAGAGACCCATCTAACCGTGGATGATTTTATTCAACCGATCTATGTAACGTATGGAGAAAATGTTAAATCCGAAATCAAATCCATGCCTGGGGTATTCCGTTTCTCGCTGGATCGTCTTCAGGAAGAAGTAACAGAAATTGCCGAGTTGGGAATTCCAGCCGTGTTATTGTTCGGTATTCCTGAGACGAAGGACAGTGTGGGTTCATCTGGCTTCGCTGAAGATGGCATTGTGCAGGAAGCGACGAGATTGATCAAATCGTGGTACCCAGAGCTGCTGGTTGTTGCAGATACTTGTCTGTGTGAATTCACAGATCACGGTCACTGCGGTATGGTACACACCGTGGAGATTGACGGTCACATCTGCGGAGATGTGTTAAATGACGAATCACTTGATCTGCTCGTGCAAACGGCAGTGTCCCAAGCCAAAGCAGGAGCGGACATTATTGCACCATCCAACATGATGGATGGATTTGTACAAGCGATCCGTGCCGGGCTGGATGAGAATGGATTCAGTCACATTCCGATCATGTCCTACTCTGTAAAATATGCTTCTGCATTCTATGGCCCATTCCGCGAGGCAGCAGATTCAACGCCACAATTCGGGGACCGCAAGTCGTATCAGATGGACCCGGCCAACGCACGAGAAGCTCTGCGTGAAGCCGAAACGGATGTGCTGGAAGGAGCGGACATGTTGATGGTAAAACCATCCCTTTCCTATCTGGATGTTATGCGCACCATCAAGGATCAATTTGATCTTCCGCTTGTTGCCTATAATGTAAGTGGCGAGTATGCCATGGTTAAGGCGGCGGCGATTCAAGGCTGGATCGATGAGAAAAAAGTAGCCATGGAAATCCTGCTCAGTATGAAACGCGCGGGTGCAGATATGATCATTACCTACTACGGAAAAGACGCTTCTCGCTGGTTGGCTGAGAAATAA
- the cobA gene encoding uroporphyrinogen-III C-methyltransferase translates to MVGKVFLVGAGPGDAKLITVKGWESIGKADAVVYDRLASPRLLKQMKPGAVKIYVGKRPDRHTMKQEEINQLLVDLALEGKVVVRLKGGDPTIFGRVGEEADLLHKNGIPFEIVPGVTAAISVPAYAGIPVTHRDYASSISIITGHESPDKLDRSIHWDKVTNATGTLVFMMGVAKIGYISEQLIRHGRPAQTPVALIRWGTRAEQDTITGTLEDIEAKVIAANFQPPAVIVVGDVVNQREQLKWAEALPLFGKRILVTRARSQASELVNRIEELGGEPYEFPVIETVMPSSESAQQSVKDAFSALNTYDWVFFTSVNGVEFFFRHLEQEGKDIRSIHQARIAAVGPSTADALRKHGIVAEVVKGPFQAEGMLETFESELKEGQKVLLPHGDLARTWLRDQLRERGLQVTEAIIYDTILAGEDDDELLKLLEEGGIHAVTFTSSSTVTNFMSMLKRMGLQDPLPLLKDVEVACIGPVTAKTAEAAGLRVTLMAEEATMDSLITVLCDWKRTSAKEGVLRN, encoded by the coding sequence ATGGTGGGGAAGGTCTTTTTGGTAGGAGCAGGTCCTGGGGATGCAAAGCTAATTACGGTAAAAGGGTGGGAATCCATCGGTAAAGCCGATGCTGTAGTCTATGATCGTTTGGCAAGTCCGAGATTGTTGAAACAAATGAAACCTGGCGCGGTCAAGATTTACGTGGGCAAGCGCCCGGATCGGCATACGATGAAACAGGAAGAGATCAATCAACTGTTGGTTGATCTGGCTCTGGAAGGCAAGGTTGTGGTACGGCTTAAAGGTGGCGATCCGACGATCTTTGGACGCGTGGGCGAGGAGGCGGATTTGCTGCACAAAAACGGCATTCCATTTGAGATTGTGCCTGGGGTAACAGCTGCGATAAGTGTGCCAGCGTATGCCGGAATTCCCGTGACACACCGTGACTATGCGTCCTCTATCTCCATCATTACGGGGCATGAAAGTCCGGACAAGCTCGATCGCAGCATCCATTGGGATAAAGTGACGAATGCGACGGGTACACTTGTATTTATGATGGGTGTTGCCAAAATTGGCTATATCAGCGAACAGTTGATTCGTCATGGTCGTCCAGCACAAACACCAGTAGCACTGATTCGTTGGGGAACACGAGCGGAACAGGATACCATTACAGGTACCCTTGAAGATATAGAAGCGAAAGTGATCGCAGCCAATTTCCAACCGCCTGCTGTTATTGTGGTAGGGGATGTCGTGAATCAACGGGAACAGTTGAAATGGGCAGAGGCGCTGCCGCTGTTTGGCAAACGAATTCTGGTGACCCGTGCTCGCAGTCAGGCGAGTGAACTCGTGAATCGCATTGAGGAACTCGGCGGCGAACCGTATGAGTTTCCGGTCATTGAGACGGTCATGCCTTCCAGTGAATCTGCGCAGCAAAGTGTCAAAGACGCGTTCAGTGCTTTAAATACCTATGACTGGGTATTTTTCACAAGTGTGAACGGCGTGGAGTTCTTCTTCCGCCATCTGGAACAGGAAGGCAAGGATATTCGCTCCATTCATCAGGCAAGAATTGCTGCCGTAGGACCATCCACAGCAGACGCTTTGCGCAAACATGGCATCGTTGCAGAGGTTGTCAAAGGTCCTTTCCAGGCCGAAGGCATGCTTGAGACTTTTGAAAGTGAACTGAAGGAAGGCCAGAAAGTCCTGCTTCCGCACGGTGATCTGGCTCGTACGTGGTTACGTGACCAGCTGCGAGAACGAGGACTTCAAGTCACCGAAGCCATCATCTATGATACGATCCTCGCTGGTGAAGATGATGATGAACTGCTCAAGCTGCTTGAAGAAGGCGGTATACATGCGGTGACCTTCACAAGTTCATCGACGGTTACCAACTTCATGAGTATGTTGAAACGGATGGGATTGCAAGATCCGCTGCCTTTGTTAAAAGATGTGGAGGTTGCATGTATCGGACCGGTTACAGCGAAGACTGCAGAGGCCGCTGGACTGCGTGTTACGCTCATGGCAGAGGAAGCGACGATGGATAGCTTGATCACAGTTCTATGTGACTGGAAACGGACAAGCGCCAAGGAAGGCGTTCTTCGGAATTAA
- the hemC gene encoding hydroxymethylbilane synthase — translation MRTIKVGSRQSALALTQTGHVIQDLRDICEREGLAFDFEVHKIVTKGDLILDVTLSKVGGKGLFVKEIEQAMLDRTIDMAVHSMKDMPSELPEGLINGAVPRRADPRDALISNGGLTLDQLPEGARVGTSSLRRSSQLKAYRPDLQLESLRGNIDSRLRKLETEGLDAIILAAAGLYRMGWEDRITEYLTETACLPAVGQGALGIECREDDEELLHLLQLYNDPETAFPVQAERRFLSVLNGGCQVPIGAHAVWLPQQDADSLNGKNTLQLTGMVGTPDGGLILKEALTGKDPVRLGEEVAWRLIERGAEQILAEVRG, via the coding sequence ATGCGTACAATTAAAGTTGGAAGTAGACAGAGCGCGCTTGCGCTAACCCAGACAGGTCATGTCATTCAGGATTTACGCGACATTTGTGAGCGGGAAGGATTAGCTTTTGACTTTGAAGTACATAAGATTGTTACAAAGGGAGATCTCATTCTGGATGTAACGCTGTCAAAAGTGGGAGGCAAAGGATTGTTTGTCAAAGAAATTGAACAGGCGATGCTTGATCGTACCATTGATATGGCTGTGCATAGCATGAAGGATATGCCCTCCGAGTTACCCGAAGGATTAATTAATGGCGCTGTTCCCCGTCGTGCAGATCCACGGGATGCGCTGATTTCCAATGGTGGACTTACGCTGGATCAATTGCCAGAAGGCGCAAGAGTTGGGACAAGCAGTCTGCGCCGATCCAGTCAATTAAAAGCCTATCGTCCAGATTTGCAATTGGAATCGCTTCGCGGCAATATCGATTCCCGTCTGCGGAAGCTGGAGACTGAAGGCCTTGATGCGATTATTCTGGCTGCTGCTGGGTTGTACCGAATGGGCTGGGAAGACCGGATTACCGAGTACTTGACCGAAACAGCTTGCCTTCCGGCTGTGGGCCAGGGGGCGCTTGGTATCGAATGCCGTGAAGACGATGAGGAATTGTTGCACTTGTTGCAGCTGTATAATGATCCCGAGACAGCATTTCCTGTACAGGCGGAACGCCGTTTTCTCAGTGTATTGAATGGGGGCTGTCAGGTCCCGATTGGTGCTCATGCGGTGTGGCTGCCTCAGCAAGATGCAGATTCCCTGAATGGCAAAAACACGTTACAATTAACAGGTATGGTCGGTACACCGGATGGTGGACTGATTCTTAAGGAAGCTCTGACTGGCAAAGACCCGGTTCGTCTGGGAGAAGAAGTGGCTTGGAGATTGATCGAACGGGGAGCAGAGCAGATACTGGCAGAAGTTAGGGGATGA
- a CDS encoding bifunctional precorrin-2 dehydrogenase/sirohydrochlorin ferrochelatase, with the protein MERYTPIFVNTSGKKCCVVGGGRVAERKIKGLLHAEAQITVISPELTPLLKQLHHESRIQWIDRSYRNGDLRGAFLVYAATDRSEVNSTVVRDAGNAGILVNDAMSSEHSSFITPSVVRRGRLSIAISTAGAGPAAAAEIRATLERQFGDEYETYLEFLHQMRTEVKARVSSASLRSTLLRQLTEMNILEDIRTGHFRWWTEEEIGDWISRNQEEV; encoded by the coding sequence ATGGAGCGTTACACGCCAATATTTGTGAATACTTCAGGCAAGAAGTGCTGTGTAGTTGGTGGTGGACGTGTTGCCGAACGTAAAATTAAGGGATTGCTGCATGCCGAGGCTCAGATTACGGTCATTAGTCCGGAGCTTACTCCCTTATTAAAACAACTGCATCATGAATCCCGAATTCAATGGATAGACCGGTCCTACCGCAATGGAGATTTGCGGGGGGCCTTTCTCGTATATGCAGCGACTGACCGATCAGAGGTCAATTCAACTGTGGTTCGGGATGCTGGGAATGCGGGCATATTGGTGAATGACGCGATGTCTTCGGAGCACAGCAGCTTTATTACGCCAAGCGTAGTCAGACGTGGAAGATTAAGCATAGCGATATCCACAGCAGGGGCGGGGCCGGCAGCAGCTGCTGAGATACGAGCCACACTCGAACGACAGTTCGGTGATGAGTATGAGACGTATCTTGAGTTTTTGCACCAGATGAGGACCGAGGTGAAGGCACGCGTATCTTCTGCTAGTCTTAGAAGTACGTTGCTTCGGCAGTTAACTGAGATGAACATACTAGAAGATATTCGTACAGGCCATTTCCGGTGGTGGACCGAAGAAGAAATCGGGGACTGGATATCCCGTAATCAGGAGGAAGTATAG